A single region of the Lotus japonicus ecotype B-129 chromosome 4, LjGifu_v1.2 genome encodes:
- the LOC130715925 gene encoding LOW QUALITY PROTEIN: kinesin-like protein KIN-12B (The sequence of the model RefSeq protein was modified relative to this genomic sequence to represent the inferred CDS: inserted 1 base in 1 codon) — translation MKNSTLRRNTTSRPWSTPPSAAKRRPPRNHKSSDDKENHAPPPPQQHFKSPLPPRPPPSTPHPNPLKRKLPENSLPAATATATATTSSDSGVKVIVRVKPLCGGDNDEGGFIVHNISTDSLSFNGQNFKFDSVAHADTTQLDIFELVGXPLVENCLAGFNSSVFAYGQTGSGKTYTMWGPSNALYDEHSTNDQQGLTPRVFELLFARINEEQPKHSGEQLMYRCRCSFLEIYNEQITDLLDPSRRNLQIREDVKSGVYVENLTEEHVCTMKDVIQLLVKGLINRRVGATCINSESSRSHTVFTCVVESRCKSIADGISKFKTSKINLVDLAGSERQKLTGASGDRLKEAGNINRSLSQLGNLINILAEISRTGKQRHIPYRDSKLTFLLQESLGGNAKLTLVCAISPAQSCRSETFSTLRFAQRVKAIKNKAVVNEVKHDDVNQLREVIRQLRGELHQIKTNGCTPSDESRGHPAAWIRRSLNLLQSSLNHPFSLPHVDDDGDEEMEIDEDGVEDLAVVHYNPSGGSDGSSATNGSISFPGEAMNCNAPANLSLAQHNTSPILKSPTPSVLPTISNSRKSLKTSSKLSPSENYLHGESDLGTKTVNEEILSTALSSQTSPIFLTKTVNLPESTLHDRETIDGQHHGAALGLSSLRLSLRPKDSELVFPVDKVDVGVQTFPEDDVREENPVVFSCSKCKGRIQLDVDKIVNCSNMQLVPVDCPEFTDKPKKQVLKLSEVEKVLAGSIRREMTLKEICAKQTSETMQLNRLLQQYKHERENNAIIAQTREDKILRLESLMGGVLPSKEYMDEELVSLTHEHKLLKENYEHHPEVLEMKIELKRVQAELQEYQDFFEFGEREVLMEEICNLRNQLHFYIGSSSTSAKKQYPLLQLTSSSEPRSAAYVTAIPDSTEASAEVNANPESTKDSTKVKLEQEIIQWIEAESKWISLFKELRAELEDSRSLAERSKQELDAERKCTEELNNAMQIAIEGHARILEQYADLEEKHIQLLERHRMIHEGIDDTKKAGVKGAESKLTKALAAEISALKAEREKEGKILEDENRGLQAQLKDTTEAVQAAGELVVRLKEAEEVLITAQKRAMDAEQEAARVYRQMDKLKKKHAEEISVLNELIAKTRLPEEDVQPPCDDSVIPTYDDTKMSHPLNNQFESFYYEEDGELEKLAEQSPFSGYDRCNI, via the exons ATGAAGAACTCGACGTTACGGAGAAATACGACCTCACGGCCGTGGAGCACTCCTCCCTCCGCCGCCAAACGCCGACCCCCTCGAAATCACAAATCCTCCGACGACAAAGAGAAccatgctcctcctcctcctcagcaACATTTCAAAAGCCCTTTACCCCCAAGACCTCCCCCTTCAACTCCCCACCCAAACCCTCTCAAACGCAAGCTACCCGAAAATTCCCTTCCCGCCGCAACCGCAACCGCAACCGCAACCACTTCCTCCGATTCCGGCGTCAAG GTAATTGTGAGGGTGAAGCCACTCTGCGGCGGTGACAACGACGAAGGAGGTTTTATAGTTCACAACATTTCCACTGATTCCCTGTCCTTCAACGGCCAGAATTTCAAATTTGACTCTGTCGCTCACGCCGACACTACTCAG CTTGACATTTTCGAGCTTGTCG TGCCTCTTGTGGAGAATTGCTTAGCTGGGTTCAACAGCTCTGTGTTCGCTTATGGGCAG ACTGGGAGTGGAAAGACTTACACCATGTGGGGTCCTTCCAATGCTTTATATGATGAGCATTCAACAAATGATCAACAAGGCCTTACGCCTCGTGTTTTTGAGCTACTCTTTGCCCGCATAAATGAA GAGCAACCTAAGCATTCTGGCGAGCAACTCATGTATCGGTGCCGCTGCTCTTTCCTTGAG ATATACAACGAGCAAATAACAGATCTGTTAGACCCGAGTCGAAGAAATCTACAG ATTAGAGAAGATGTCAAATCTGGTGTCTATGTAGAAAATCTTACAGAGGAGCATGTGTGTACAATGAAGGATGTGATTCAGCTTTTGGTGAAG GGATTGATAAACAGGAGAGTAGGTGCTACCTGTATAAATTCTGAAAGTTCCCGTTCACATACTGTCTTTACTTGTGTTGTTGAATCTCGATGCAAG AGCATTGCAGATGGAATAAGCAAATTTAAAACAAGTAAAATCAATCTTGTTGATCTAGCTGGGTCAGAACGACAGAAATTAACCGGTGCATCAGGAGACCGTTTGAAGGAAGCTGGCAATATTAATAGATCACTTTCACAGCTTGG GAATTTGATAAACATTCTTGCTGAAATTTCTCGGACAGGAAAACAGAGGCATATACCATATAGAGACTCTAAACTGACATTTTTATTGCAGGAGTCTCTTGGAGGAAATGCAAAATTAACATTGGTTTGTGCTATTTCCCCTGCACAAAG TTGTAGGAGTGAAACTTTTAGTACATTGAGATTTGCACAACGTGTCAAAGCTATCAAGAACAAAGCAGTTGTTAATGAAGTAAAGCATGATGATGTGAACCAATTACGAGAAGTGATACGCCAACTCAGA GGTGAGCTGCATCAAATTAAAACAAATGGTTGCACTCCAAGTGATGAAAGTAGAGGTCATCCAGCAGCTTGGATCCGAAGAAGTTTGAATTTATTGCAGTCTAGCCTCAATCACCCATTTTCACTACCtcatgttgatgatgatggtgatgaggaGATGGAGATTGATGAGGATGGTGTTGAGGATCTTGCTGTAGTTCACTACAATCCTAGTGGAGGTTCTGATGGTTCTTCTGCAACCAATGGATCCATTAGCTTTCCAGGGGAAGCAATGAATTGTAACGCCCCTGCTAACCTCAGTCTAGCTCAACACAATACATCCCCCATCCTCAAATCCCCAACCCCGAGTGTTTTGCCAACAATCAGCAACAGCAGGAAAAGTTTGAAGACCTCATCTAAACTGTCTCCTTCTGAGAATTATCTTCATGGTGAAAGTGATCTGGGTACAAAAACTGTCAATGAGGAAATCTTATCTACTGCTCTCTCTAGTCAGACATCTCCAATTTTCCTTACTAAAACTGTCAATTTACCAGAAAGCACCCTCCATGATCGTGAAACTATTGATGGCCAACATCATGGTGCAGCTCTGGGGCTGTCATCATTGAGGCTCTCACTGAGACCCAAGGATTCCGAGCTAGTTTTTCCAGTGGACAAAGTTGATGTGGGAGTGCAAACTTTTCCTGAAGATGATGTCAGAGAGGAAAATCCTGTTGTGTTTAGCTGTAGTAAATGTAAAGGCAGAATACAGCTTGATGTTGACAAGATTGTCAATTGCTCAAATATGCAGCTGGTACCTGTTGATTGCCCTGAGTTCACTGATAAACCAAAGAAGCAAGTTCTAAAATTGAGT GAAGTAGAGAAGGTTTTGGCAGGATCCATAAGGAGAGAAATGACACTTAAGGAGATCTGTGCAAAGCAGACTTCTGAGACAATGCAACTAAACCGCTtg TTGCAACAGTACAAGCATGAGAGGGAAAACAATGCCATAATAGCACAGACAAGGGAAGATAAAATTCTTCGCCTTGAGAGCCTCATGGGTGGTGTTTTGCCCTCTAAGGAatacatggatgaagaattggTGTCCCTCACACATGAACACAAG CTTTTAAAGGAGAACTATGAGCACCATCCAGAAGTTCTGGAGATGAAGATAGAGTTAAAAAGAGTACAAGCAGAGCTACAAGAATATCAGGATTTCTTTGAATTTGGGGAGAGGGAAGTGTTGATGGAAGAGATATGTAATTTAAGAAATCAGCTTCACTTTTATATAGGCTCTTCATCCACATCTGCTAAAAAGCAATATCCGCTATTGCAATTGACTTCTTCATCTGAACCCAGATCGGCAGCATACGTCACTGCCATTCCAGATTCAACAGAGGCTAGTGCTGAGGTAAATGCAAATCCAGAATCAACCAAAGACAGCACCAAagtaaaacttgaacaagaaaTAATTCAATGGATTGAGGCAGAAAGTAAGTGGATTTCTCTTTTTAAAGAGCTGAGAGCTGAGCTTGAAGATAGCAGGTCATTAGCTGAAAGGAGTAAGCAGGAACTAGATGCTGAGAGGAAGTGCACTGAGGAACTGAATAATGCAATGCAAATTGCTATAGAAGGCCATGCACGAATTTTAGAACAGTACGCAGATTTGGAAGAGAAGCACATCCAATTACTTGAGAGGCATAGAATGATCCATGAAGGAATTGATGATACCAAAAAAGCAGGAGTAAAAGGTGCAGAATCTAAACTCACAAAAGCCCTTGCTGCAGAAATTTCAGCATTAAAAGCAGAAAGAGAAAAGGAAGGGAAAATCCTAGAAGATGAAAATAGAGGGCTTCAGGCTCAATTGAAGGACACCACCGAAGCAGTGCAAGCTGCAGGCGAACTGGTTGTGCGGCtaaaagaagcagaagaagttCTAATTACCGCACAG AAGCGTGCGATGGATGCCGAGCAGGAAGCTGCGAGGGTCTACAGACAAATGGATAAATTGAAGAAGAAACATGCGGAGGAGATTAGCGTACTTAATGAGCTCATTGCTAAAACACGTTTGCCAGAGGAAGATGTTCAACCTCCTTGTGATGATTCTGTCATACCTACTTATGATGACACCAAGATGTCACACCCTCTTAATAATCAATTTGAGTCATTTTATTATGAAGAGGACGGTGAACTTGAAAAATTAGCAGAACAATCACCGTTTTCTGGTTATGACAGATGCAACATATAG
- the LOC130713360 gene encoding cysteine proteinase inhibitor 4 — protein MATSVRSAALILAVLASLLCSAMCARLVGGKTEVADVKTNEEVQELGKFAVEEHNKRVRKWQEEEVKFVEVVEAQKQVVSGIKYYLKVRATQESDEAPRVFESVVVVQPWLRSKQLLHFAPSSQ, from the coding sequence ATGGCGACTTCGGTTAGGTCTGCGGCGTTGATACTGGCGGTCCTGGCGTCCCTGCTGTGTTCAGCTATGTGCGCTAGACTGGTCGGGGGGAAGACGGAGGTGGCGGACGTGAAGACGAACGAGGAGGTGCAGGAGCTAGGGAAGTTTGCGGTGGAGGAGCACAACAAGAGGGTGAGGAAGTGGCAGGAGGAGGAGGTGAAGTTCGTGGAGGTGGTGGAGGCGCAGAAGCAAGTGGTGTCAGGGATCAAGTACTACTTGAAGGTGCGGGCTACGCAGGAGAGTGATGAGGCTCCAAGAGTGTTTGaatcggtggtggtggtgcagcCGTGGCTCCGTTCCAAGCAGCTTCTCCACTTTGCTCCTTCCTCCCAGTAA